A window of the Streptomyces sp. NBC_00250 genome harbors these coding sequences:
- a CDS encoding GNAT family N-acetyltransferase: MSRPHPRLREASDAGPAPSAPPLLLRPWAYEDAAALVHHHRDPQLRAWLATHLDTERQARAWVAAQSEGRAAGTRVAFAVVEETTAGLTAPLGHVALTGEGDAAARIGYWTAPEARGRGIASRALNLVARWAADGESPFTGRALELVHTVGNEGSCRTALACGFPLAETLPAAPPARPRAQHLHRGTDPRSPRAVQRAARAA, encoded by the coding sequence ATGAGCCGCCCGCACCCACGGCTACGCGAGGCCTCCGACGCAGGTCCGGCCCCGTCCGCCCCGCCCCTGCTGCTGCGCCCCTGGGCGTACGAGGACGCCGCGGCGCTCGTACACCATCACCGGGACCCGCAACTGCGCGCATGGCTCGCCACCCATCTGGACACCGAACGGCAGGCACGCGCGTGGGTGGCTGCCCAGAGCGAGGGCCGGGCCGCCGGTACGAGGGTGGCGTTCGCCGTGGTCGAGGAGACGACGGCCGGGCTCACGGCGCCGCTCGGCCACGTCGCCCTCACCGGTGAGGGAGACGCGGCCGCACGCATCGGCTACTGGACCGCGCCGGAGGCACGCGGGCGCGGGATCGCCTCCCGGGCGCTGAACCTCGTCGCCCGGTGGGCGGCGGACGGCGAAAGCCCCTTCACGGGACGCGCACTGGAACTCGTGCACACCGTCGGCAACGAGGGGTCGTGCCGGACCGCCCTCGCCTGCGGTTTCCCCCTCGCCGAGACCCTGCCCGCCGCCCCGCCGGCCCGGCCGCGCGCCCAGCACCTCCACAGGGGGACCGACCCGCGCTCCCCGCGCGCGGTTCAGCGCGCCGCGCGGGCGGCGTAG
- a CDS encoding ABC transporter ATP-binding protein has translation MSTVSPSAVSARPTTLSSPPGAELALHGARLGHHDGVAVPGPVELRIAPGELLTVVGPSGCGKTTLLRTLAGLLPPLEGRVTQDGEPIRRPGADRALVFQHDALLPWRSVRANVELPLAIRRVPRTERRRAAEEWLERVGLGGHAAKLPHQLSGGQRQRVQLARALAGRPRAVLMDEPFGALDAHTRAGMQDLLVEILRGTGATVVFVTHDVDEALHLGDRVALFASGEVLDVPRPRSREARQAPDTAALRRRVLDSL, from the coding sequence ATGAGCACCGTGAGCCCGTCCGCCGTGTCCGCACGGCCGACGACCCTGTCGTCACCCCCCGGCGCCGAACTCGCCCTGCACGGCGCGCGGCTCGGCCACCACGACGGGGTCGCCGTGCCCGGCCCCGTGGAGCTGCGGATCGCGCCCGGCGAGCTGCTGACCGTGGTCGGTCCCTCCGGCTGCGGCAAGACCACCCTGCTCCGTACGCTCGCCGGGCTGCTGCCCCCGTTGGAGGGGCGCGTCACCCAGGACGGGGAGCCGATCCGCCGGCCCGGCGCCGACCGGGCGCTGGTCTTCCAGCACGACGCCCTGCTGCCTTGGCGGTCGGTCCGCGCCAATGTCGAACTGCCGCTCGCCATCCGCCGGGTCCCGCGGACCGAGCGGCGCCGGGCGGCCGAGGAGTGGCTGGAGCGGGTCGGGCTCGGCGGGCACGCCGCCAAGCTGCCGCACCAGCTGTCCGGCGGGCAGCGGCAGCGCGTCCAGCTGGCCCGCGCCCTCGCCGGACGGCCCCGCGCGGTCCTGATGGACGAGCCCTTCGGCGCGCTCGACGCCCACACCCGCGCCGGGATGCAGGACCTGCTGGTGGAGATCCTGCGGGGCACGGGTGCGACCGTCGTGTTCGTCACGCACGACGTCGACGAGGCGCTCCATCTCGGCGACCGGGTCGCCCTGTTCGCCTCCGGCGAGGTCCTCGACGTGCCGCGCCCGCGCTCCCGTGAGGCCCGGCAGGCGCCGGACACGGCCGCGCTGCGGCGCCGCGTCCTCGACTCCCTCTGA
- a CDS encoding fumarate reductase/succinate dehydrogenase flavoprotein subunit — translation MDTPLTVPDLADATELSCDVLVVGGGTAGTMAALTAAERGANVILLEKAHVRHSGALAMGMDGVNNAVVPGRAEPDDYVAEITRANDGLVDQSTVRQTATRGFAMVRRLESYGVKFEKDEHGEYAVRQVHRSGSYVLPMPEGKDVKKVLYRQLRRREMRERIRIENRVMPVRVLTHPDDGRAVGAAGFNTRTGEFVVVRAGAVILATGPCGRLGLPASGYLYGTYENPTNAGDGYAMAYHAGAALTGIECFQINPLIKDYNGPACAYVANPFGGYQVNRHGERFVESDYWSGQMMAEFAAELASDRAPVYLKLSHLPEETIGAVESILHTTERPTRGTFHENRGHDYRTHDIEMHISEIGLCGGHSASGVRVDAHARTTVPRLYAAGDLASVPHNYMIGAFVFGDLAGEDASLYRAYEGELDPEQLAAAHELVYRPLRHPEGPPQPQVEYKLRRFVNDYVAPPKTGAKLSLAVEAFTRMSGEIAGMGARTAHELMRCAEVSFIRDCAEMAARASLARTESRWGLYHERLDHPERDDTGWLHHLDLRKSPSGAMEFTARPVEPYLVPVPEFAPPGGPERHLGEVELVPVATAGPRDTAPAARPLGDPDPHGPVPAEAPGVAAPHPRLLRLLSLVEDSPDLDALGPYLDDDDPAVRAAAVTALGETAPAGTGPVLAARLRDASPVVRAAASAALRELVEVLPAVPELGDGLRAALAVPDAAVRSAALDVLRALRLGDAALYAGALADATVEVRVQAVRALVSVDAVAELAVAAGDPAREVRVAVARGLAAVRNPAPEPLGPLLDDPDPLVRGAALAALAGTGCPPAYAVRAEAALGDPAWQVRSGAATALRGTPADLAVPALAKALADPNADVRKAAVLSLLVHGDDPTARTALAGAGDDPDADVRAYAARAAR, via the coding sequence GTGGACACCCCCCTGACCGTGCCCGATCTCGCCGACGCGACCGAGCTCTCCTGCGACGTGCTCGTCGTCGGCGGCGGTACCGCCGGCACGATGGCCGCGCTGACCGCCGCCGAGCGCGGGGCGAACGTCATCCTCTTGGAGAAGGCGCACGTCCGGCACTCCGGTGCCCTGGCGATGGGCATGGACGGCGTCAACAACGCGGTCGTGCCGGGCCGTGCCGAACCGGACGACTACGTCGCCGAGATCACCCGCGCCAACGACGGCCTGGTGGACCAGTCGACGGTCCGGCAGACGGCGACCCGCGGCTTCGCCATGGTGCGGCGGCTGGAGTCGTACGGGGTGAAGTTCGAGAAGGACGAGCACGGGGAGTACGCGGTCCGGCAGGTGCACCGGTCCGGCTCGTACGTGCTGCCCATGCCCGAGGGCAAGGACGTGAAGAAGGTCCTCTACCGGCAGTTGCGGCGGCGGGAGATGCGGGAGCGGATCCGCATCGAGAACCGGGTCATGCCGGTCCGTGTCCTCACCCACCCGGACGACGGGCGGGCCGTCGGCGCGGCCGGATTCAACACCCGCACGGGCGAGTTCGTCGTCGTCCGGGCAGGGGCCGTGATCCTGGCCACCGGCCCCTGCGGGCGCCTGGGCCTGCCCGCCTCCGGCTATCTGTACGGGACGTACGAGAACCCGACGAACGCGGGCGACGGCTACGCCATGGCCTACCACGCGGGCGCGGCGCTGACCGGCATCGAGTGCTTCCAGATCAACCCCCTGATCAAGGACTACAACGGCCCGGCCTGCGCCTATGTCGCCAACCCCTTCGGCGGCTACCAGGTGAACCGGCACGGCGAGCGGTTCGTGGAGTCGGACTACTGGTCGGGGCAGATGATGGCCGAGTTCGCTGCCGAACTCGCCTCGGACCGGGCCCCGGTGTACCTCAAGCTGAGTCATCTCCCCGAGGAGACCATCGGCGCGGTCGAGTCGATCCTGCACACCACGGAGCGGCCCACGCGCGGCACCTTCCACGAGAACCGGGGTCACGACTACCGGACCCATGACATCGAGATGCACATCTCGGAGATCGGTCTGTGCGGCGGCCATTCGGCCTCGGGGGTACGGGTGGACGCCCACGCCCGGACGACCGTGCCCCGGCTCTATGCGGCCGGCGACCTGGCTTCCGTGCCGCACAACTACATGATCGGCGCGTTCGTCTTCGGTGACCTGGCGGGCGAGGACGCGTCCCTGTACAGGGCGTACGAAGGTGAGTTGGACCCCGAGCAGCTCGCCGCGGCCCACGAACTCGTCTACCGGCCGCTGCGGCATCCCGAGGGGCCGCCGCAGCCCCAGGTCGAGTACAAGCTGCGGCGGTTCGTCAACGACTACGTGGCTCCTCCGAAGACGGGCGCGAAACTCTCCCTGGCCGTCGAGGCGTTCACCCGGATGTCGGGGGAGATCGCCGGGATGGGTGCGCGTACGGCGCACGAGTTGATGCGGTGCGCGGAGGTGTCGTTCATCCGGGACTGCGCCGAGATGGCGGCGCGCGCCTCGCTCGCCCGGACGGAGTCGCGCTGGGGTCTCTACCACGAGCGACTCGATCACCCGGAGCGGGACGACACGGGCTGGCTGCACCATCTGGATCTGCGCAAGTCCCCTTCCGGAGCGATGGAGTTCACGGCGCGGCCGGTCGAGCCGTACCTGGTGCCGGTGCCGGAGTTCGCGCCGCCGGGTGGTCCCGAGCGGCACCTCGGCGAGGTCGAGCTCGTGCCGGTCGCCACGGCCGGTCCCCGGGACACGGCCCCGGCGGCTCGTCCGCTCGGCGACCCGGATCCGCACGGCCCGGTCCCGGCCGAGGCCCCGGGGGTCGCGGCCCCTCACCCGCGACTGCTCCGACTCCTGTCGCTCGTCGAGGACTCCCCCGATCTCGACGCGCTCGGCCCCTATCTGGACGACGACGATCCCGCCGTACGGGCCGCCGCCGTCACCGCCCTCGGTGAGACCGCGCCCGCCGGTACGGGTCCGGTGCTCGCCGCGAGGCTGCGTGACGCGTCGCCCGTGGTCCGGGCCGCCGCCTCGGCCGCCCTGCGCGAGCTGGTCGAGGTGCTGCCCGCCGTACCGGAGCTCGGGGACGGTCTGCGGGCGGCCCTCGCCGTGCCCGACGCGGCCGTGCGGTCCGCCGCGCTCGACGTCCTGCGGGCCCTGCGGCTCGGGGACGCCGCGCTGTACGCCGGAGCGCTCGCCGACGCGACCGTGGAGGTACGCGTCCAGGCCGTCCGGGCCCTGGTCTCCGTGGACGCGGTCGCGGAGCTGGCGGTGGCGGCCGGCGACCCGGCCCGCGAGGTGCGGGTCGCGGTGGCCCGGGGTCTCGCGGCCGTACGGAACCCGGCGCCGGAACCGCTCGGCCCGCTGCTCGACGATCCCGACCCGCTGGTCCGGGGGGCGGCCCTGGCCGCCCTGGCCGGCACCGGGTGCCCGCCCGCCTACGCGGTGAGGGCCGAAGCCGCCCTCGGCGATCCCGCGTGGCAGGTCCGCTCCGGCGCCGCGACCGCGCTCCGGGGCACCCCTGCCGACCTTGCCGTCCCCGCGCTCGCCAAGGCGCTCGCCGACCCGAACGCCGACGTCCGGAAGGCCGCCGTCCTGTCGCTCCTCGTCCACGGGGACGACCCCACGGCCCGTACGGCGCTGGCGGGGGCCGGCGACGACCCCGACGCCGACGTGCGCGCCTACGCCGCCCGCGCGGCGCGCTGA
- a CDS encoding amidohydrolase gives MTTTTTAREHGRATLSRHQDAVIGLSHALHADPELAYQEHRAARRIADLVEGAGFDVTREAYGLPTAFRATAGSGDLVVAICAEYDALPGIGHACGHNVNGAASVAAALALAPLADDLGITVALLGTPAEESGGGKVDMLRAGAFDDVAAAMMVHAAPHDAVGLTTLAISSLSVAYTGVPAHAAAMPHRGVNAADAMMIAQVAVAAHRQQMIPGAVVSGVVTSAGDAANVIPDRATALYDVRAGTSEELAELQARVRACFEAGAHATGAELLLESVGNDYADLRQDLAMGRSYQAAAEALGRTVLANDPGVRGGSTDMGNVSHVVPTIHPSIGYDCGDTIMHHPDFTRYGTTAAADRAVLDGGLAMAWTAVDLATDTAQRSRLLARLAARAAAN, from the coding sequence ATGACGACGACCACCACGGCCCGCGAACACGGCCGCGCCACCCTCAGCCGCCACCAGGACGCGGTCATCGGCCTCAGCCACGCCCTGCACGCCGACCCCGAACTCGCCTACCAGGAGCACCGGGCCGCCCGCCGCATCGCCGACCTCGTCGAGGGAGCCGGATTCGACGTGACCCGTGAGGCCTACGGCCTGCCGACCGCCTTCCGGGCCACCGCCGGCAGCGGCGACCTGGTCGTGGCGATCTGCGCCGAGTACGACGCCCTCCCCGGCATCGGCCACGCCTGCGGCCACAACGTCAACGGCGCCGCCTCGGTCGCCGCCGCCCTCGCGCTCGCCCCGCTCGCCGACGACCTCGGGATCACCGTCGCCCTCCTGGGCACCCCCGCCGAGGAGTCCGGCGGCGGCAAGGTCGACATGCTCCGTGCGGGCGCCTTCGACGACGTGGCCGCCGCGATGATGGTGCACGCCGCCCCGCACGACGCCGTCGGCCTCACCACCCTCGCCATCAGCAGCCTCTCGGTCGCCTACACCGGGGTCCCCGCGCACGCGGCGGCGATGCCGCACCGGGGCGTCAACGCCGCCGACGCCATGATGATCGCCCAGGTGGCCGTCGCCGCACACCGCCAGCAGATGATCCCCGGCGCCGTCGTCTCCGGAGTCGTCACCTCCGCCGGTGACGCGGCCAACGTCATCCCCGACCGCGCCACCGCCCTCTACGACGTCCGCGCCGGAACCAGCGAGGAGCTCGCCGAACTCCAGGCCCGGGTGCGCGCCTGCTTCGAGGCGGGCGCCCACGCCACCGGCGCGGAACTCCTCCTGGAGAGCGTCGGGAACGACTACGCCGACCTGCGCCAGGACCTCGCCATGGGCCGCAGCTACCAGGCCGCCGCCGAGGCCCTCGGCCGGACCGTCCTGGCCAACGACCCCGGCGTGCGCGGCGGTTCGACCGACATGGGGAACGTCTCGCACGTCGTCCCGACGATCCACCCCTCCATCGGCTACGACTGCGGCGACACGATCATGCACCACCCGGACTTCACCCGGTACGGCACCACGGCCGCGGCCGACCGGGCCGTCCTCGACGGAGGCCTCGCCATGGCGTGGACCGCCGTCGACCTGGCGACCGACACGGCCCAGCGGTCCCGGCTCCTCGCCCGCCTGGCCGCCCGCGCCGCCGCGAACTGA
- a CDS encoding VOC family protein gives MVPVSGPTTGEAVGEPCWLSLAARNLDAAERFYGAVLGWTFRRGGGEREFSVGQLGEVPVAGIAAVAAELSVRVAWTAFFAVDDADEAVARIRERGGTVGVGPVSYPPHGRAALATDREGATFGVWEGRTETRWHIGERSAPAWLELHTRDAFEAAVFYGEVLRWADGGPGSFEVSYEQDRVVLRRGGEAVARLNSGPVEVTSPQPQLRPRWLVRFRVPDPEAAAVAVVANGGSVVPGGDWGGVRGPEVTDGRRAVVVRDPEGALFTLEAAEERKD, from the coding sequence GTGGTGCCGGTGTCGGGGCCGACGACCGGAGAGGCGGTGGGAGAACCGTGCTGGCTGAGTCTGGCCGCACGCAATCTCGACGCGGCGGAACGCTTCTACGGGGCCGTCCTTGGCTGGACGTTCCGGCGCGGCGGCGGGGAGCGGGAGTTCTCGGTGGGGCAGCTGGGTGAGGTGCCCGTGGCCGGGATCGCGGCGGTGGCGGCCGAGCTGTCCGTGCGGGTGGCCTGGACGGCGTTCTTCGCCGTGGACGACGCCGACGAGGCGGTGGCGCGGATCCGGGAGCGCGGCGGCACCGTCGGGGTGGGGCCGGTGTCCTACCCGCCCCACGGTCGGGCGGCGCTCGCCACCGACCGGGAGGGCGCGACGTTCGGCGTCTGGGAGGGGCGGACGGAGACCCGCTGGCACATCGGCGAGCGATCTGCGCCCGCATGGCTGGAGCTGCACACGCGGGACGCCTTCGAGGCGGCCGTGTTCTACGGCGAGGTGCTCCGCTGGGCGGACGGCGGGCCCGGCAGCTTCGAGGTGTCGTACGAGCAGGACAGGGTGGTGCTGCGGCGTGGCGGCGAGGCGGTCGCCCGGCTGAACAGCGGGCCGGTCGAGGTCACCTCGCCCCAGCCGCAGCTGCGTCCGCGCTGGCTGGTGCGGTTCCGGGTGCCGGATCCCGAGGCCGCCGCGGTGGCGGTCGTGGCCAACGGCGGGTCGGTCGTGCCCGGTGGGGACTGGGGCGGGGTCCGCGGCCCGGAAGTGACGGACGGGCGCCGGGCGGTGGTGGTCCGGGACCCGGAGGGGGCGCTCTTCACCCTGGAGGCGGCGGAGGAACGGAAGGACTGA
- a CDS encoding Lrp/AsnC family transcriptional regulator, with product MTAERATRYGGGGDPAGNEGAAGPRGGGGAPAGIEGAAGPRGGGGLDALDHGILKVLHRDPRAAFADVATVVGAHERTVARRLERMTADGRVAFVAALIPEYQYEGVTAEVAVRCAPGRVHEVALTLAALEETRSVEVATGALDVFVELHAPGHDALLTLVDTVIGRLDGVVDIHSALVLRLLLTASDWAPYDDEPTDVRRHAIEGTALPEPPVVDELDRRLVELLRRDARMSTTRLARELSVGETTARRRLARLTESHVLHLRLHADPAVLGYPVEARFRLGVPHRELDPAVRLLAREPALRHLVVTSGGTSLLGYSSHRDTREFQEFAARVFARLEGLTSTETALLMRTYKRAGFTAVGG from the coding sequence ATGACGGCCGAACGGGCGACGCGGTACGGAGGCGGGGGCGATCCCGCCGGGAACGAGGGGGCTGCCGGTCCCCGGGGCGGCGGGGGCGCTCCGGCCGGAATCGAAGGGGCAGCCGGTCCCCGGGGCGGCGGGGGTCTGGACGCGCTGGACCACGGGATCCTCAAGGTCCTCCACCGTGACCCGCGCGCCGCGTTCGCCGATGTCGCCACCGTGGTCGGGGCGCACGAGCGGACCGTCGCACGCCGGCTCGAACGAATGACCGCCGACGGGCGCGTGGCCTTCGTCGCCGCGCTCATCCCCGAGTACCAGTACGAGGGGGTGACGGCCGAGGTCGCCGTGCGGTGCGCGCCGGGCCGTGTCCACGAGGTGGCCCTGACGCTCGCCGCACTGGAGGAGACCCGGTCGGTGGAGGTCGCCACCGGTGCGCTCGACGTGTTCGTGGAACTCCACGCGCCCGGTCACGACGCGCTGCTCACCCTGGTGGACACCGTCATCGGCCGGCTCGACGGCGTCGTGGACATCCACTCGGCGCTGGTGCTCCGGCTGCTGCTCACGGCGAGCGACTGGGCGCCGTACGACGACGAGCCCACGGATGTGCGCCGGCACGCGATCGAGGGCACGGCGCTTCCCGAGCCGCCGGTCGTGGACGAGCTCGACCGGCGGCTGGTGGAGCTGCTCCGGCGGGACGCCCGGATGTCGACGACCCGGCTGGCGCGGGAGCTCAGCGTCGGCGAGACGACGGCCCGGCGGCGACTGGCGCGTCTGACGGAGTCGCACGTCCTGCACCTGCGCCTGCACGCGGACCCGGCGGTACTGGGCTATCCGGTGGAGGCGCGGTTCCGGCTGGGGGTGCCGCACCGCGAGCTCGACCCCGCGGTCCGGCTGCTCGCGCGCGAACCGGCGCTCCGCCACCTGGTGGTCACGAGCGGGGGGACGAGCCTGCTGGGGTACTCCAGCCACCGGGACACCCGGGAGTTCCAGGAGTTCGCGGCACGGGTCTTCGCCCGGCTGGAGGGCTTGACCTCGACGGAGACGGCACTGCTGATGCGCACCTACAAGAGGGCGGGATTCACCGCCGTCGGCGGCTGA
- a CDS encoding ABC transporter permease, with translation MSAGLRETGTASTGRSEPGAASAGRRGARTRTAVRRLVRVASPLAALGIWQLLTSLDVNLWLRFEQFPTVVEVASALADRVGTEAYRQDLGHSLRRIAVGFLLAAVLGVAAGTAVARSRWAADILGPLVEVVRPIPAIALVPVAILLLPTNEQGIVFITCAAALFPVLVSTRHAVRALNPVWEEAVLTLGGSRARVLFSVVLPGALPGIFGGLSVGIGVSWICVISAEMISGEYGVGYRTWQDYTVVDYPGVFVGMATIGALGWLTSTAVESLGRRVTAWLPRPTARIPAAGPVRAASTTAAAPSRVRRPAKEPVP, from the coding sequence GCGAGCCCGGCGCCGCGAGCGCCGGGCGCCGTGGGGCGCGTACCCGGACCGCCGTCCGCCGTCTGGTCCGGGTCGCCTCCCCCCTCGCGGCCCTCGGGATCTGGCAGTTGCTGACCTCCCTCGACGTCAACCTGTGGCTGCGGTTCGAGCAGTTCCCCACGGTCGTCGAGGTCGCCTCCGCCCTCGCCGACCGGGTCGGCACCGAGGCGTACCGGCAGGATCTCGGCCACAGTCTGCGTCGGATCGCCGTCGGCTTCCTCCTGGCCGCCGTCCTCGGCGTGGCGGCCGGGACGGCCGTCGCCCGGTCCCGGTGGGCCGCCGACATCCTGGGCCCGCTGGTCGAGGTGGTACGGCCGATCCCCGCCATCGCCCTGGTTCCGGTCGCGATCCTGCTGCTGCCCACCAACGAGCAGGGCATCGTCTTCATCACCTGCGCCGCGGCCCTCTTCCCCGTGCTCGTGTCGACCCGGCACGCCGTACGGGCCCTGAACCCGGTCTGGGAGGAGGCGGTGCTCACCCTGGGCGGGAGCAGGGCGCGGGTGCTGTTCTCGGTGGTCCTGCCGGGCGCCCTGCCGGGGATCTTCGGCGGTCTGTCGGTGGGCATCGGCGTCTCGTGGATCTGTGTGATCTCGGCGGAGATGATCTCCGGCGAGTACGGGGTGGGCTACCGCACCTGGCAGGACTACACGGTCGTCGACTACCCCGGCGTCTTCGTCGGGATGGCCACCATCGGCGCCCTGGGCTGGCTCACCTCCACCGCGGTCGAGTCGCTCGGCCGCCGCGTCACGGCCTGGCTGCCGCGCCCGACCGCGCGGATCCCGGCCGCCGGCCCCGTCCGTGCGGCGAGCACCACCGCTGCCGCCCCGTCCCGTGTCCGCCGGCCCGCGAAGGAGCCCGTTCCATGA
- a CDS encoding MFS transporter yields the protein MTDAGTRTAPVRRRAVRTVPAGAVIASVALVELSSGITQGFLSPLLKGLTDTLKVTAADLNWISIANLLASVAFTPVLARMGDLHGHRRVLRWNLAIVIAGSVLVGLSRSFPVLLAGQILQGAIAGFFPLLVGILRNRPEGGDAESRRGISHMVAALIGGLTLGLLSSGFIAASVDSPTAALWVPAIGVTLALVVSWPLLPESDYRPGGSVDWAGALLLSIGLVALMLALGLGGTPGWEWTSTRTLATLIGGALVTALWVLVELRTAEPMIDVRMFRHRNVVVVSLTTLTFSFCMFGLQVAHSVFLGTSPAETGYGFGYGPVAIGLGLLPNLLAMAVGALAAPAVAARLTDRLTLVTGSVLMAVGYGVVLATHSSAPLFLCGTALAGLGNGFLQHSTRTLAVESVPHDRTSVGSGINELLISVGGSLGAAAILTVFAGHTPAGHTLPDLGAYTTSWVLCAAISLAGAAASLLYRAPAKDLR from the coding sequence ATGACGGACGCCGGTACCCGCACCGCCCCCGTACGAAGAAGAGCCGTACGCACCGTCCCCGCGGGCGCGGTCATCGCCTCGGTCGCGCTCGTCGAGCTGTCCAGCGGCATCACCCAGGGCTTCCTGTCCCCGCTGCTCAAGGGCCTCACCGACACCCTGAAGGTCACCGCGGCCGACCTGAACTGGATCAGCATCGCCAACCTGCTCGCCAGCGTCGCCTTCACGCCCGTCCTCGCCCGCATGGGAGACCTCCACGGCCACCGCCGCGTCCTGCGGTGGAACCTCGCGATCGTGATCGCGGGCTCGGTCCTCGTCGGCCTGAGCCGCTCCTTCCCGGTGCTGCTCGCCGGCCAGATCCTCCAGGGCGCCATCGCCGGCTTCTTCCCCCTCCTCGTCGGCATCCTCCGCAACCGCCCCGAGGGCGGCGACGCCGAGAGCAGGCGCGGCATCAGCCACATGGTCGCCGCGCTGATCGGCGGCCTCACCCTGGGTCTCCTCTCCAGCGGCTTCATCGCCGCCTCCGTCGACAGCCCCACCGCCGCCCTCTGGGTCCCCGCCATCGGCGTGACGCTCGCCCTCGTCGTGAGCTGGCCCCTGCTCCCCGAGTCCGACTACCGCCCCGGCGGCTCCGTCGACTGGGCCGGTGCACTGCTGCTCTCCATCGGGCTCGTCGCCCTGATGCTCGCGCTCGGCCTCGGCGGCACCCCAGGCTGGGAGTGGACCTCCACCCGCACCCTCGCCACCCTGATCGGCGGGGCGCTCGTCACCGCACTGTGGGTCCTGGTCGAACTCCGCACCGCCGAGCCCATGATCGACGTCCGGATGTTCCGCCACCGCAACGTGGTCGTGGTCTCCCTCACCACCCTCACCTTCAGCTTCTGCATGTTCGGCCTCCAGGTCGCCCACTCCGTCTTCCTCGGCACGAGCCCCGCCGAGACCGGCTACGGCTTCGGCTACGGGCCCGTCGCCATCGGCCTCGGACTGCTCCCCAACCTCCTCGCCATGGCCGTCGGCGCGCTCGCGGCCCCCGCCGTCGCAGCCCGCCTCACCGACCGGCTCACCCTCGTCACCGGCTCCGTCCTGATGGCCGTCGGATACGGAGTCGTGCTCGCCACGCACAGCAGCGCGCCGCTCTTCCTGTGCGGCACGGCCCTGGCCGGACTCGGCAACGGCTTCCTCCAGCACTCCACGCGCACGCTCGCCGTCGAGTCGGTCCCGCACGACCGGACCTCCGTCGGCTCAGGCATCAACGAACTGCTCATCAGCGTCGGTGGCTCCCTCGGCGCCGCCGCGATCCTGACCGTCTTCGCCGGCCACACCCCGGCCGGTCACACCCTGCCCGACCTCGGCGCCTACACCACCTCCTGGGTGCTGTGCGCCGCGATCTCCCTCGCCGGCGCCGCCGCCTCCCTCCTCTACCGCGCCCCCGCCAAGGACCTCCGATGA